A region of Micromonospora sp. WMMD882 DNA encodes the following proteins:
- a CDS encoding valine--tRNA ligase — protein sequence MTERLDARRPDAPELPAQYQPGEVEQRRYEQWVAGGHFRASAQSDKPPFTIVIPPPNVTGSLHMGHALDHTVQDSLVRRKRMQGFEALWLPGMDHAGIATQNVVERQLAGQGLSRHDLGREKFVERVWQWKAESGGAILGQMRRLGDSVDWERERFTMDEGLSRAVQTIFKKLYDDGLIYRANRIINWCPRCLTALSDIEVEHTDDDGELVSIRYSDDVVVATTRAETMLGDTAVAVHPDDERYRHLIGTEVELPLTGRRIPIVGDEHVDPSFGTGMVKVTPAHDPNDFEIGQRHGLPALTIMDERGVITAHGPFQGLDRFEARPAIVAALREQGRIVAEKRPYVHAVGHCSRCRTTVEPRLSLQWFVNTTPLAKAAGDAVRDGRVRIEPAELSKRYFAWVDNMHDWCISRQLWWGHRIPVWYGPDDEIVCVGPDEEPPTGAGWRQDEDVLDTWFSSGLWPFSTLGWPERTPELAKFYPTSVLVTGYDILFFWVARMMMFGLYAMDGRPPFEVVALHGMVRDQHGKKMSKSFGNVVDPLDWIDRYGADATRFTLARGANPGGDVPVSEDWCQGSRNFCNKLWNATRFALLNGAHTDGPLPATADLSTVDRWVLSRLAHVTAEVDAQFEAYEFAKVCDLLYHFAWDDVCDWYVELSKPVLAEGGPAAEVSRRVLGHVLDQLLRLLHPVIPFVTEELWIALTGGETIMTAAWPVADRTFVDDAAEGEVGTVQRVVTEIRRFRSDQGLRPTQRVAARLAGLAGAGVAAHERLIRSLARLDVAGDDFQASATLAMPGEVSVALDTRGSIDVAAERARLTKDRAAAEKEVTQARAKLDNPAFVGKAPEPVVNKIRDRLAAAEADLVRIDAALEALPS from the coding sequence GTGACCGAGAGACTGGATGCCCGCCGCCCCGACGCGCCCGAACTGCCCGCCCAGTACCAGCCGGGCGAGGTAGAGCAGCGGCGGTACGAGCAGTGGGTGGCCGGCGGCCACTTCCGGGCGTCGGCGCAGAGCGACAAACCCCCGTTCACCATCGTCATCCCGCCGCCGAACGTCACCGGCTCCCTGCACATGGGGCACGCCCTCGACCACACCGTGCAGGACTCGCTGGTGCGCCGCAAGCGGATGCAGGGCTTCGAGGCGCTCTGGCTGCCGGGCATGGACCACGCCGGAATCGCCACCCAGAACGTGGTGGAGCGGCAGCTCGCCGGCCAGGGGCTCTCCCGCCACGACCTCGGGCGGGAGAAGTTCGTCGAGCGGGTCTGGCAGTGGAAGGCCGAGTCGGGCGGGGCGATCCTCGGCCAGATGCGCCGGCTCGGTGACTCGGTCGACTGGGAGCGTGAGCGCTTCACCATGGACGAGGGGCTGTCCCGGGCCGTACAGACGATCTTCAAGAAGCTGTACGACGACGGCCTGATCTACCGGGCGAACCGGATCATCAACTGGTGCCCTCGCTGCCTGACCGCCCTGTCGGACATCGAGGTGGAGCACACCGACGACGACGGCGAGCTGGTCTCCATCCGGTACAGCGACGACGTGGTGGTGGCCACCACCCGGGCCGAGACGATGCTCGGCGACACCGCCGTGGCGGTGCACCCCGACGACGAGCGGTACCGGCACCTGATCGGCACCGAGGTGGAGCTGCCGCTGACCGGCCGGCGGATCCCGATCGTCGGGGACGAGCACGTCGACCCGTCCTTCGGCACCGGCATGGTCAAGGTGACCCCGGCGCACGACCCGAACGACTTCGAGATCGGCCAGCGGCACGGCCTGCCGGCCCTGACGATCATGGACGAGCGCGGGGTGATCACCGCGCACGGGCCGTTCCAGGGGTTGGACCGGTTCGAGGCCCGGCCGGCGATCGTCGCCGCGCTCCGCGAGCAGGGTCGGATCGTCGCGGAGAAACGCCCGTACGTGCACGCGGTCGGGCACTGCTCGCGGTGCCGTACGACGGTGGAGCCCCGGCTGTCGTTGCAGTGGTTCGTGAACACCACGCCGCTGGCGAAGGCGGCCGGTGACGCGGTGCGCGACGGCCGGGTGCGGATCGAGCCGGCGGAGCTGTCGAAGCGGTACTTCGCCTGGGTCGACAACATGCACGACTGGTGCATCTCCCGCCAGCTCTGGTGGGGGCACCGCATCCCGGTCTGGTACGGCCCGGACGACGAGATCGTCTGTGTCGGCCCGGACGAGGAACCGCCCACCGGCGCGGGCTGGCGGCAGGACGAGGACGTCCTGGACACCTGGTTCTCCAGCGGGCTGTGGCCGTTCTCCACGCTGGGCTGGCCGGAGCGGACCCCGGAGCTGGCGAAGTTCTACCCGACCAGCGTGCTGGTCACCGGGTACGACATCCTCTTCTTCTGGGTCGCCCGGATGATGATGTTTGGGCTGTACGCGATGGACGGCCGGCCGCCGTTCGAGGTGGTGGCCCTGCACGGCATGGTCCGGGACCAGCACGGCAAGAAGATGTCCAAGTCGTTCGGCAACGTGGTCGACCCGCTGGACTGGATCGACAGGTACGGCGCCGACGCCACCCGGTTCACCCTGGCCCGGGGCGCGAACCCGGGCGGGGACGTGCCGGTCAGCGAGGACTGGTGCCAGGGCTCCCGGAACTTCTGCAACAAGCTGTGGAACGCCACCCGGTTCGCGCTGCTCAACGGCGCGCACACCGACGGGCCGCTGCCGGCCACGGCAGACCTGTCGACGGTCGACCGGTGGGTGCTGTCCCGGCTGGCGCACGTCACCGCCGAGGTGGACGCGCAGTTCGAGGCGTACGAGTTCGCGAAGGTCTGTGACCTGCTGTACCACTTCGCCTGGGACGACGTGTGCGACTGGTACGTGGAGCTGAGCAAGCCGGTGCTCGCCGAGGGCGGCCCGGCGGCCGAGGTGAGCCGGCGGGTGCTGGGTCACGTGCTCGACCAGTTGCTGCGGCTGCTGCACCCGGTGATCCCGTTCGTCACCGAGGAGCTATGGATCGCGCTGACCGGCGGCGAGACGATCATGACGGCGGCCTGGCCGGTCGCCGACCGTACGTTCGTCGACGACGCCGCGGAAGGCGAGGTCGGCACCGTCCAGCGGGTGGTGACCGAGATCCGCCGGTTCCGTTCCGACCAGGGGCTGCGGCCGACCCAGCGGGTCGCCGCGCGGCTGGCCGGGCTGGCCGGGGCGGGCGTCGCCGCGCACGAGCGGCTGATCCGCTCGCTGGCCCGGCTCGACGTGGCCGGGGACGACTTCCAGGCCAGCGCCACCCTGGCCATGCCCGGCGAGGTGAGCGTGGCGTTGGACACCCGGGGGTCGATCGACGTGGCCGCCGAACGGGCCCGGCTCACCAAGGACCGCGCCGCCGCCGAGAAGGAGGTCACGCAGGCCCGGGCGAAGCTCGACAACCCGGCCTTCGTCGGCAAGGCCCCCGAGCCGGTGGTCAACAAGATCCGGGATCGGCTGGCGGCGGCCGAGGCCGATCTCGTGCGGATCGACGCCGCGTTGGAGGCGCTGCCCTCGTGA